Proteins encoded by one window of Cloeon dipterum chromosome 2, ieCloDipt1.1, whole genome shotgun sequence:
- the AP-1-2beta gene encoding AP-2 complex subunit beta isoform X1 — MTDSKYFTTTKKGEIFELKSELNNDKKEKKKEAVKKVIASMTVGKDVSALFPDVVNCMQTDNLELKKLVYLYLMNYAKSQPDMAIMAVNTFVKDCEDPNPLIRALAVRTMGCIRVDKITEYLCEPLRKCLKDEDPYVRKTAAVCVAKLYDINSSMVEDQGFLDQLKDLLSDSNPMVVANAVAALSEINESSSSGSPLVEMTPQTVNKLLTALNECTEWGQVFILDSLANYSPRDEREAQSTCERITPRLAHANAAVVLSAVKVLMKFMEMLPSDSEFVTSLTKKLAPPLVTLLSSEPEVQYVALRNINLIVQKRPDILKHEMKVFFVKYNDPIYVKLEKLDIMIRLASQANVAQVLSELKEYATEVDVDFVRKAVRAIGRCAIKVEQSAERCVSTLLDLIQTKVNYVVQEAIVVIKDIFRKYPNKYESIISTLCENLDTLDEPEARASMIWIIGEYAERIDNADELLESFLEGFADENSQVQLQLLTAIVKLFLKRPSDTQELVQQVLSLATQDSDNPDLRDRGFIYWRLLSTDPAAAKEVVLAEKPLISEETDLLEPTLLDELICHISSLASVYHKPPSAFVEGRSGIRKSLPASARAGSEGVESTESQAAPAVIPAQDSLIGDLLSMDIGGPTVAPVAAAPAAPFGSAAMDLLGGGLDTLLGETSSSPAPPSALPASSAALLGDIFGAPAASATYVAPKTTWLPAEKGKGLDISGSFVRRNGQLFMDLTFSNKAMQPMLGFAIQFNKNSFGITPASPLQVQSPLPPGVAADASLPLATTGPVQKMEPLTTLQVAVKNNVDVMYFACQIPMHALFVEDGQMDKRVFLATWKEIPAQNEVQYTITNVMHSADSNFTDTVVSRMQQNNVFTIAKRNVEGQDMLYQSLKLTNGIWVLNELKIQPGNPNITLSLKSRTPNVAEGVFQAYDNILHG; from the exons ATGACagattccaaatattttaccaCCACCaaaaaaggtgaaattttCGAGTTGAAGTCAGAATTGAACAATGACAAgaaggagaaaaagaaagaagcaGTGAAGAAG GTCATCGCGTCCATGACCGTCGGCAAAGATGTTTCGGCACTGTTCCCCGACGTCGTGAACTGCATGCAGACGGATAATTTGGAGCTGAAGAAGCTAGTTTACCtgtatttaatgaattacGCCAAGAGTCAGCCGGATATGGCCATCATGGCAGTCAACACCTTCGTTAAG GATTGCGAGGACCCCAACCCTCTAATCAGGGCGTTGGCCGTGCGCACGATGGGCTGCATCAGGGTGGACAAGATCACCGAGTACCTGTGCGAGCCCCTGCGCAAATGTTTGAAGGACGAGGACCCGTATGTGCGCAAGACCGCGGCCGTGTGCGTGGCCAAACTGTACGATATCAACTCGTCCATGGTCGAGGACCAGGGCTTCTTGGACCAGCTCAAGGATTTGCTCTCCGACTCCAATCCTATG GTCGTGGCTAACGCCGTGGCAGCACTCTCAGAGATCAACGAGTCCAGTTCAAGCGGGTCCCCTCTGGTCGAAATGACTCCGCAGACTGTCAACAAGCTGCTGACCGCCCTCAACGAGTGCACCGAGTGGGGACAGGTGTTCATCCTCGACTCGCTCGCCAACTACTCCCCTCGGGATGAGCGAGAGGCTCAAAG CACTTGCGAGCGTATCACTCCTCGTTTGGCGCACGCAAACGCCGCGGTGGTGTTGTCAGCCGTGAAGGTGCTGATGAAGTTCATGGAAATGTTGCCGTCAGACTCGGAGTTTGTAACGTCGTTGACCAAGAAGCTGGCGCCGCCTCTGGTCACGCTGCTCTCCTCTGAGCCAGAGGTGCAGTACGTGGCGCTGCGCAACATCAACCTGATCGTGCAGAAGCGGCCGGATATTCTAAAACATGAGATGAAGGTCTTCTTCGTCAAGTACAACGACCCAATCTACGTCAAACTCGAGAAGCTGGACATCATGATCCGCCTCGCGTCGCAGGCCAACGTTGCTCAAGTCTTGTCTGAGCTGAAAGA ataCGCCACTGAGGTTGATGTCGACTTTGTGAGGAAAGCTGTGAGGGCCATCGGCAGGTGCGCCATCAAGGTCGAGCAGTCTGCTGAAAGATGTGTTTCCACCCTGCTGGACCTTATCCAGACCAAa gtcAACTACGTGGTGCAAGAGGCGATTGTTGTGATCAAAGACATTTTCCGCAAATATCCCAACAAGTACGAGAGCATTATCTCTACTCTGTGCGAGAATCTCGACACTCTGGATGAGCCGGAAGCCAG AGCTTCAATGATCTGGATCATTGGCGAGTATGCCGAGCGCATTGACAACGCAGACGAGTTGCTCGAGTCATTCCTGGAAGGATTTGCTGACGAGAACTCTCAGGTGCAGCTGCAGCTCCTGACAGCCATCGTCAAGCTTTTCCTGAAGCGACCTTCTGACACCCAGGAACTCGTTCAGCAG GTACTGAGTCTGGCAACGCAAGATTCTGACAACCCAGATCTTCGCGACCGCGGCTTCATTTACTGGCGACTGCTGTCAACTGACCCAGCCGCGGCCAAGGAGGTTGTTCTGGCTGAGAAGCCGCTCATCTCGGAGGAGACGGACCTGCTGGAGCCGACTCTGCTGGATGAACTGATCTGCCACATCTCAAGCCTGGCCTCAGTCTACCACAAGCCGCCATCAGCCTTCGTTGAGGGCCGCTCTGGCATCCGCAAGAGTCTGCCGGCCAGCGCCCGCGCTGGCTCCGAGGGTGTTGAATCTACAGAGAGTCAGGCCGCGCCCGCAGTCATTCCAGCGCAGGACTCCCTGATCGGCGACCTCCTCAGCATGGACATAGGTGGACCTACCGTGGCACCTGTTGCGGCAGCGCCTGCTGCCCCCTTCGGAAGCGCCGCCATGGACCTGCTTGGTGGCGGTCTTGACACGCTG CTGGGTGAGACGAGCAGCTCGCCTGCGCCTCCGAGCGCCCTGCCGGCGTCGTCTGCCGCGTTGCTGGGTGACATCTTTGGCGCCCCGGCTGCTTCCGCCACCTACGTCGCGCCCAAGACAACATGGTTGCCCGCGGAAAAGGGCAAGGGGCTGGACATCAGCGGCTCCTTCGTGCGCAGAAACGGACAGCTTTTCATGGACCTCACTTTCTCCAACAAGGCCATGCAGCCGATGTTGGGCTTTGCTATTCAGTTCAACAAGAACAG TTTCGGCATTACTCCTGCGTCGCCGCTGCAAGTGCAGAGCCCTCTGCCACCTGGCGTGGCTGCGGATGCTTCTCTGCCCTTGGCCACCACTGGGCCTGTCCAGAAAATGGAGCCTCTCACCACCCTTCAG gtcGCTGTGAAGAACAACGTCGACGTGATGTACTTTGCTTGTCAAATCCCAATGCACGCCTTGTTTGTCGAAGACGGTCAGATGGATAAACGTGTCTTCCTTGCCACCTGGAAGGAGATCCCTGCCCAGAACGAGGTTCAATACACAATTACCAACGTTATGCACAGTGCAG ACTCCAACTTCACAGATACCGTGGTTTCGAGGATGCAGCAGAACAACGTGTTCACGATTGCCAAGCGCAACGTCGAGGGCCAGGACATGCTTTACCAGTCTCTGAAGCTGACCAACGGCATTTGGGTGCTGAACGAGCTCAAAATTCAGCCAGGAAATCCCAACATCACG CTGTCGCTGAAATCCAGAACTCCAAACGTCGCTGAGGGCGTTTTCCAAGCTTACGACAACATCCTCCATGGTTAA
- the AP-1-2beta gene encoding AP-2 complex subunit beta isoform X2 has protein sequence MTDSKYFTTTKKGEIFELKSELNNDKKEKKKEAVKKVIASMTVGKDVSALFPDVVNCMQTDNLELKKLVYLYLMNYAKSQPDMAIMAVNTFVKDCEDPNPLIRALAVRTMGCIRVDKITEYLCEPLRKCLKDEDPYVRKTAAVCVAKLYDINSSMVEDQGFLDQLKDLLSDSNPMVVANAVAALSEINESSSSGSPLVEMTPQTVNKLLTALNECTEWGQVFILDSLANYSPRDEREAQSTCERITPRLAHANAAVVLSAVKVLMKFMEMLPSDSEFVTSLTKKLAPPLVTLLSSEPEVQYVALRNINLIVQKRPDILKHEMKVFFVKYNDPIYVKLEKLDIMIRLASQANVAQVLSELKEYATEVDVDFVRKAVRAIGRCAIKVEQSAERCVSTLLDLIQTKVNYVVQEAIVVIKDIFRKYPNKYESIISTLCENLDTLDEPEARASMIWIIGEYAERIDNADELLESFLEGFADENSQVQLQLLTAIVKLFLKRPSDTQELVQQVLSLATQDSDNPDLRDRGFIYWRLLSTDPAAAKEVVLAEKPLISEETDLLEPTLLDELICHISSLASVYHKPPSAFVEGRSGIRKSLPASARAGSEGVESTESQAAPAVIPAQDSLIGDLLSMDIGGPTVAPVAAAPAAPFGSAAMDLLGGGLDTLLGETSSSPAPPSALPASSAALLGDIFGAPAASATYVAPKTTWLPAEKGKGLDISGSFVRRNGQLFMDLTFSNKAMQPMLGFAIQFNKNSFGITPASPLQVQSPLPPGVAADASLPLATTGPVQKMEPLTTLQVAVKNNVDVMYFACQIPMHALFVEDGQMDKRVFLATWKEIPAQNEVQYTITNVMHSADTVVSRMQQNNVFTIAKRNVEGQDMLYQSLKLTNGIWVLNELKIQPGNPNITLSLKSRTPNVAEGVFQAYDNILHG, from the exons ATGACagattccaaatattttaccaCCACCaaaaaaggtgaaattttCGAGTTGAAGTCAGAATTGAACAATGACAAgaaggagaaaaagaaagaagcaGTGAAGAAG GTCATCGCGTCCATGACCGTCGGCAAAGATGTTTCGGCACTGTTCCCCGACGTCGTGAACTGCATGCAGACGGATAATTTGGAGCTGAAGAAGCTAGTTTACCtgtatttaatgaattacGCCAAGAGTCAGCCGGATATGGCCATCATGGCAGTCAACACCTTCGTTAAG GATTGCGAGGACCCCAACCCTCTAATCAGGGCGTTGGCCGTGCGCACGATGGGCTGCATCAGGGTGGACAAGATCACCGAGTACCTGTGCGAGCCCCTGCGCAAATGTTTGAAGGACGAGGACCCGTATGTGCGCAAGACCGCGGCCGTGTGCGTGGCCAAACTGTACGATATCAACTCGTCCATGGTCGAGGACCAGGGCTTCTTGGACCAGCTCAAGGATTTGCTCTCCGACTCCAATCCTATG GTCGTGGCTAACGCCGTGGCAGCACTCTCAGAGATCAACGAGTCCAGTTCAAGCGGGTCCCCTCTGGTCGAAATGACTCCGCAGACTGTCAACAAGCTGCTGACCGCCCTCAACGAGTGCACCGAGTGGGGACAGGTGTTCATCCTCGACTCGCTCGCCAACTACTCCCCTCGGGATGAGCGAGAGGCTCAAAG CACTTGCGAGCGTATCACTCCTCGTTTGGCGCACGCAAACGCCGCGGTGGTGTTGTCAGCCGTGAAGGTGCTGATGAAGTTCATGGAAATGTTGCCGTCAGACTCGGAGTTTGTAACGTCGTTGACCAAGAAGCTGGCGCCGCCTCTGGTCACGCTGCTCTCCTCTGAGCCAGAGGTGCAGTACGTGGCGCTGCGCAACATCAACCTGATCGTGCAGAAGCGGCCGGATATTCTAAAACATGAGATGAAGGTCTTCTTCGTCAAGTACAACGACCCAATCTACGTCAAACTCGAGAAGCTGGACATCATGATCCGCCTCGCGTCGCAGGCCAACGTTGCTCAAGTCTTGTCTGAGCTGAAAGA ataCGCCACTGAGGTTGATGTCGACTTTGTGAGGAAAGCTGTGAGGGCCATCGGCAGGTGCGCCATCAAGGTCGAGCAGTCTGCTGAAAGATGTGTTTCCACCCTGCTGGACCTTATCCAGACCAAa gtcAACTACGTGGTGCAAGAGGCGATTGTTGTGATCAAAGACATTTTCCGCAAATATCCCAACAAGTACGAGAGCATTATCTCTACTCTGTGCGAGAATCTCGACACTCTGGATGAGCCGGAAGCCAG AGCTTCAATGATCTGGATCATTGGCGAGTATGCCGAGCGCATTGACAACGCAGACGAGTTGCTCGAGTCATTCCTGGAAGGATTTGCTGACGAGAACTCTCAGGTGCAGCTGCAGCTCCTGACAGCCATCGTCAAGCTTTTCCTGAAGCGACCTTCTGACACCCAGGAACTCGTTCAGCAG GTACTGAGTCTGGCAACGCAAGATTCTGACAACCCAGATCTTCGCGACCGCGGCTTCATTTACTGGCGACTGCTGTCAACTGACCCAGCCGCGGCCAAGGAGGTTGTTCTGGCTGAGAAGCCGCTCATCTCGGAGGAGACGGACCTGCTGGAGCCGACTCTGCTGGATGAACTGATCTGCCACATCTCAAGCCTGGCCTCAGTCTACCACAAGCCGCCATCAGCCTTCGTTGAGGGCCGCTCTGGCATCCGCAAGAGTCTGCCGGCCAGCGCCCGCGCTGGCTCCGAGGGTGTTGAATCTACAGAGAGTCAGGCCGCGCCCGCAGTCATTCCAGCGCAGGACTCCCTGATCGGCGACCTCCTCAGCATGGACATAGGTGGACCTACCGTGGCACCTGTTGCGGCAGCGCCTGCTGCCCCCTTCGGAAGCGCCGCCATGGACCTGCTTGGTGGCGGTCTTGACACGCTG CTGGGTGAGACGAGCAGCTCGCCTGCGCCTCCGAGCGCCCTGCCGGCGTCGTCTGCCGCGTTGCTGGGTGACATCTTTGGCGCCCCGGCTGCTTCCGCCACCTACGTCGCGCCCAAGACAACATGGTTGCCCGCGGAAAAGGGCAAGGGGCTGGACATCAGCGGCTCCTTCGTGCGCAGAAACGGACAGCTTTTCATGGACCTCACTTTCTCCAACAAGGCCATGCAGCCGATGTTGGGCTTTGCTATTCAGTTCAACAAGAACAG TTTCGGCATTACTCCTGCGTCGCCGCTGCAAGTGCAGAGCCCTCTGCCACCTGGCGTGGCTGCGGATGCTTCTCTGCCCTTGGCCACCACTGGGCCTGTCCAGAAAATGGAGCCTCTCACCACCCTTCAG gtcGCTGTGAAGAACAACGTCGACGTGATGTACTTTGCTTGTCAAATCCCAATGCACGCCTTGTTTGTCGAAGACGGTCAGATGGATAAACGTGTCTTCCTTGCCACCTGGAAGGAGATCCCTGCCCAGAACGAGGTTCAATACACAATTACCAACGTTATGCACAGTGCAG ATACCGTGGTTTCGAGGATGCAGCAGAACAACGTGTTCACGATTGCCAAGCGCAACGTCGAGGGCCAGGACATGCTTTACCAGTCTCTGAAGCTGACCAACGGCATTTGGGTGCTGAACGAGCTCAAAATTCAGCCAGGAAATCCCAACATCACG CTGTCGCTGAAATCCAGAACTCCAAACGTCGCTGAGGGCGTTTTCCAAGCTTACGACAACATCCTCCATGGTTAA
- the LOC135935594 gene encoding arginine/serine-rich coiled-coil protein 2 isoform X4 codes for MDALADYSSDEDSNSVKDQNEGSDDNKESSSRPSKDRERSKSGRHEKRHHKNKHSRREDRERRDNRREDRHRSDRDRKYSRRSRSRSRSPRRRSRSRERHRDRNRDHKFKRSPPTIPELVPSSSAAINTAEKCRPNYLNSGSLSEAARSSGVLGEKDRSISPPATKSQEAIQLSSGIVPGLTNNPTLSRIQEQLQKRRALWSTKSAVAKETCAKSGNNWESTTLPKDNDGKMTAKFKRLMGMKGVEAEPEPRGPKKPPAAAEQHKQQDEMFNKMERQYEVARLATHSYRGIGLGFGTFQCNPR; via the exons ATGGACGCCCTTGCCGATTACAGCAGCGACGAGGATAGCAATTCAGTCAAAGATCAGAACGAG GGCAGCGACGACAACAAGGAGTCTTCCAGCAGGCCCTCGAAAGATAGGGAGAGAAGCAAGAGTGGCAG GCATGAGAAGAGGCAccacaaaaacaaacactcaAGAAGGGAGGATCGAGAAAGGAGAGACAACCGGAGAGAGGACAGACACAGATCTG ACCGGGACAGGAAATACTCAAGGCGCTCGAGAAGCAGGTCCAGGTCTCCTAGGCGAAGGTCCAGGAGCAGGGAGAGACACAGGGACAGGAACCGGGACCACAAGTTTAAGAGAAGTCCCCCAACAATCCCAGAATTGGTTCCTAGCAGCAGCGCCGCAATTAACACAG CAGAAAAATGTAGGCCAAACTATTTGAATTCAGGGAGCTTAAGCGAAGCCGCTCGAAGTAGCGGAGTCTTAGGTGAAAAAGATAGAAGCATTTCTCCGCCAGCAACTAAAAGTCAGGAGGCGATCCAGCTGTCGAGCGGAATAGTTCCTGGTCTGACCAATAACCCTACCCTCTCCAGAATTCAGGAGCAGCTTCAAAAGAGGAGAGCTTTGTGGTCAACTAAG TCTGCAGTTGCCAAAGAAACGTGTGCAAAGTCAGGTAACAATTGGGAGAGCACAACGCTCCCCAAGGACAATGACGGCAAGATGACTGCCAAATTTAAAAGGCTGATGGGCATGAAGGGCGTTGAAG CTGAGCCCGAACCAAGAGGTCCGAAGAAGCCGCCGGCTGCCGCCGAGCAGCACAAGCAGCAGGATGAGATGTTCAATAAGATGGAGAGGCAGTACGAGGTGGCGAGGCTGGCCACCCACTCGTACCGCGGCATCGGCCTTGGCTTCGGCACCTTCCAGTGCAATCCCCGTTAA
- the LOC135935594 gene encoding arginine/serine-rich coiled-coil protein 2 isoform X2, whose product MDALADYSSDEDSNSVKDQNEAKKKSGGQGDNYENVTMDLSEGSDDNKESSSRPSKDRERSKSGRHEKRHHKNKHSRREDRERRDNRREDRHRSDRDRKYSRRSRSRSRSPRRRSRSRERHRDRNRDHKFKRSPPTIPELVPSSSAAINTEKCRPNYLNSGSLSEAARSSGVLGEKDRSISPPATKSQEAIQLSSGIVPGLTNNPTLSRIQEQLQKRRALWSTKSAVAKETCAKSGNNWESTTLPKDNDGKMTAKFKRLMGMKGVEAEPEPRGPKKPPAAAEQHKQQDEMFNKMERQYEVARLATHSYRGIGLGFGTFQCNPR is encoded by the exons ATGGACGCCCTTGCCGATTACAGCAGCGACGAGGATAGCAATTCAGTCAAAGATCAGAACGAG GCCAAGAAAAAATCTGGCGGGCAGGGTGACAACTATGAAAACGTCACCATGGACCTGAGTGAG GGCAGCGACGACAACAAGGAGTCTTCCAGCAGGCCCTCGAAAGATAGGGAGAGAAGCAAGAGTGGCAG GCATGAGAAGAGGCAccacaaaaacaaacactcaAGAAGGGAGGATCGAGAAAGGAGAGACAACCGGAGAGAGGACAGACACAGATCTG ACCGGGACAGGAAATACTCAAGGCGCTCGAGAAGCAGGTCCAGGTCTCCTAGGCGAAGGTCCAGGAGCAGGGAGAGACACAGGGACAGGAACCGGGACCACAAGTTTAAGAGAAGTCCCCCAACAATCCCAGAATTGGTTCCTAGCAGCAGCGCCGCAATTAACACAG AAAAATGTAGGCCAAACTATTTGAATTCAGGGAGCTTAAGCGAAGCCGCTCGAAGTAGCGGAGTCTTAGGTGAAAAAGATAGAAGCATTTCTCCGCCAGCAACTAAAAGTCAGGAGGCGATCCAGCTGTCGAGCGGAATAGTTCCTGGTCTGACCAATAACCCTACCCTCTCCAGAATTCAGGAGCAGCTTCAAAAGAGGAGAGCTTTGTGGTCAACTAAG TCTGCAGTTGCCAAAGAAACGTGTGCAAAGTCAGGTAACAATTGGGAGAGCACAACGCTCCCCAAGGACAATGACGGCAAGATGACTGCCAAATTTAAAAGGCTGATGGGCATGAAGGGCGTTGAAG CTGAGCCCGAACCAAGAGGTCCGAAGAAGCCGCCGGCTGCCGCCGAGCAGCACAAGCAGCAGGATGAGATGTTCAATAAGATGGAGAGGCAGTACGAGGTGGCGAGGCTGGCCACCCACTCGTACCGCGGCATCGGCCTTGGCTTCGGCACCTTCCAGTGCAATCCCCGTTAA
- the LOC135935594 gene encoding arginine/serine-rich coiled-coil protein 2 isoform X1 → MDALADYSSDEDSNSVKDQNEAKKKSGGQGDNYENVTMDLSEGSDDNKESSSRPSKDRERSKSGRHEKRHHKNKHSRREDRERRDNRREDRHRSDRDRKYSRRSRSRSRSPRRRSRSRERHRDRNRDHKFKRSPPTIPELVPSSSAAINTAEKCRPNYLNSGSLSEAARSSGVLGEKDRSISPPATKSQEAIQLSSGIVPGLTNNPTLSRIQEQLQKRRALWSTKSAVAKETCAKSGNNWESTTLPKDNDGKMTAKFKRLMGMKGVEAEPEPRGPKKPPAAAEQHKQQDEMFNKMERQYEVARLATHSYRGIGLGFGTFQCNPR, encoded by the exons ATGGACGCCCTTGCCGATTACAGCAGCGACGAGGATAGCAATTCAGTCAAAGATCAGAACGAG GCCAAGAAAAAATCTGGCGGGCAGGGTGACAACTATGAAAACGTCACCATGGACCTGAGTGAG GGCAGCGACGACAACAAGGAGTCTTCCAGCAGGCCCTCGAAAGATAGGGAGAGAAGCAAGAGTGGCAG GCATGAGAAGAGGCAccacaaaaacaaacactcaAGAAGGGAGGATCGAGAAAGGAGAGACAACCGGAGAGAGGACAGACACAGATCTG ACCGGGACAGGAAATACTCAAGGCGCTCGAGAAGCAGGTCCAGGTCTCCTAGGCGAAGGTCCAGGAGCAGGGAGAGACACAGGGACAGGAACCGGGACCACAAGTTTAAGAGAAGTCCCCCAACAATCCCAGAATTGGTTCCTAGCAGCAGCGCCGCAATTAACACAG CAGAAAAATGTAGGCCAAACTATTTGAATTCAGGGAGCTTAAGCGAAGCCGCTCGAAGTAGCGGAGTCTTAGGTGAAAAAGATAGAAGCATTTCTCCGCCAGCAACTAAAAGTCAGGAGGCGATCCAGCTGTCGAGCGGAATAGTTCCTGGTCTGACCAATAACCCTACCCTCTCCAGAATTCAGGAGCAGCTTCAAAAGAGGAGAGCTTTGTGGTCAACTAAG TCTGCAGTTGCCAAAGAAACGTGTGCAAAGTCAGGTAACAATTGGGAGAGCACAACGCTCCCCAAGGACAATGACGGCAAGATGACTGCCAAATTTAAAAGGCTGATGGGCATGAAGGGCGTTGAAG CTGAGCCCGAACCAAGAGGTCCGAAGAAGCCGCCGGCTGCCGCCGAGCAGCACAAGCAGCAGGATGAGATGTTCAATAAGATGGAGAGGCAGTACGAGGTGGCGAGGCTGGCCACCCACTCGTACCGCGGCATCGGCCTTGGCTTCGGCACCTTCCAGTGCAATCCCCGTTAA
- the LOC135935594 gene encoding arginine/serine-rich coiled-coil protein 2 isoform X3 produces the protein MDALADYSSDEDSNSVKDQNEAKKKSGGQGDNYENVTMDLSEGSDDNKESSSRPSKDRERSKSGRHEKRHHKNKHSRREDRERRDNRREDRHRSDRDRKYSRRSRSRSRSPRRRSRSRERHRDRNRDHKFKRSPPTIPELVPSSSAAINTGSLSEAARSSGVLGEKDRSISPPATKSQEAIQLSSGIVPGLTNNPTLSRIQEQLQKRRALWSTKSAVAKETCAKSGNNWESTTLPKDNDGKMTAKFKRLMGMKGVEAEPEPRGPKKPPAAAEQHKQQDEMFNKMERQYEVARLATHSYRGIGLGFGTFQCNPR, from the exons ATGGACGCCCTTGCCGATTACAGCAGCGACGAGGATAGCAATTCAGTCAAAGATCAGAACGAG GCCAAGAAAAAATCTGGCGGGCAGGGTGACAACTATGAAAACGTCACCATGGACCTGAGTGAG GGCAGCGACGACAACAAGGAGTCTTCCAGCAGGCCCTCGAAAGATAGGGAGAGAAGCAAGAGTGGCAG GCATGAGAAGAGGCAccacaaaaacaaacactcaAGAAGGGAGGATCGAGAAAGGAGAGACAACCGGAGAGAGGACAGACACAGATCTG ACCGGGACAGGAAATACTCAAGGCGCTCGAGAAGCAGGTCCAGGTCTCCTAGGCGAAGGTCCAGGAGCAGGGAGAGACACAGGGACAGGAACCGGGACCACAAGTTTAAGAGAAGTCCCCCAACAATCCCAGAATTGGTTCCTAGCAGCAGCGCCGCAATTAACACAG GGAGCTTAAGCGAAGCCGCTCGAAGTAGCGGAGTCTTAGGTGAAAAAGATAGAAGCATTTCTCCGCCAGCAACTAAAAGTCAGGAGGCGATCCAGCTGTCGAGCGGAATAGTTCCTGGTCTGACCAATAACCCTACCCTCTCCAGAATTCAGGAGCAGCTTCAAAAGAGGAGAGCTTTGTGGTCAACTAAG TCTGCAGTTGCCAAAGAAACGTGTGCAAAGTCAGGTAACAATTGGGAGAGCACAACGCTCCCCAAGGACAATGACGGCAAGATGACTGCCAAATTTAAAAGGCTGATGGGCATGAAGGGCGTTGAAG CTGAGCCCGAACCAAGAGGTCCGAAGAAGCCGCCGGCTGCCGCCGAGCAGCACAAGCAGCAGGATGAGATGTTCAATAAGATGGAGAGGCAGTACGAGGTGGCGAGGCTGGCCACCCACTCGTACCGCGGCATCGGCCTTGGCTTCGGCACCTTCCAGTGCAATCCCCGTTAA